The Sulfurihydrogenibium sp. genome segment AAACCTATTAATATTTGCCATCCTCTTGTTCCGGCTAAAAATTTAAGAAGATAATAAATGATTACAGAAACTATAAGAATATCTAAGACATCAGTAAATCTTATGTTTAAAAGCGTTTGTATAATTTCTGTTTCACTCAATCCTGTATCCTCTGATTGTGTCTAATATGGTTAAAAATTCTGCTGTCTCTTTTACATCATGAACTCTTACGATATGTGCTCCTTTTAAAACTGCGTAGGCTGTTGCTCCAAGGGTTGCTGGTAATCTTTCTTTCGGCAAAGTATCTGGTCTATTTAATAGATTTTTTAAGATTATATTTAAGAATGATTTTCTTGATATGCCTATCAGAATTGGCAGTCCAAGAATTTTAAACTCATCTAATCTTTTTATAATTTCAACGTTATGCTCTACCTTTTTCCCAAATCCTATCCCTGGGTCTATGATAAACCTGTCTGGTTTAATTCCTCTTGAAATTCCAAAGCTGATTTGATTTTTAAAAAATTCTATAATTTCATAAACAACATCGTCATAGTAAATCTCCTGTGTTTGCCATGTTTGTGGCGTTCCTTTTATATGATTTATAACGATATGACAGTCATGCTTAGCTACTACATCGGCCATTTTATCATCAAAAGTCATTCCGCTTATATCGTTGATTATATCGGCTCCTTCGCTTACTGCAGCGTCAGCAACAGTTGATTTGTATGTATCAACTGATAACAAAAATCTATCTCCGAGGTTTTTTCTGATTGCTTGGATTACTGGAATAACCCTCTCCATCTCTTCATCTGCTGAAATTGGCGTAGCTCCCGGTCTTGTAGACTCACCTCCTACATCTATAATATCTGCCCCATTTTCAAGCATAAACTCTACTTTTTTAAGGATTTTGTTAATATCTTTATAATCCTCATTACCATTTGAGAATGAGTCAGGAGTAACGTTGATAATGCCCATTATGGCGGTTTTAACTCCAAGATTTAAAAACTTTCCATGATAATTTAGTTTAAAATGCTCTTTTTTAAGATTTATCCACTGCTGAGTAAGTTCTTTAGCTTCTTCTTGCCTTTTATTTGCTATAAGATTTTGAATTAACTCTTTAAACTGCTCTTCAGTCTCAATTATGGCTGGCTTTAGATATGGGTCTTTAAATTCAATTTTAAAAATTTTTTTATCTATAGGCTTGATTACAGGAAAACTCTTCATTGATGCTCCTTTTTTGAGAAAAATTGGGATATTATTATAGC includes the following:
- the folP gene encoding dihydropteroate synthase — translated: MKSFPVIKPIDKKIFKIEFKDPYLKPAIIETEEQFKELIQNLIANKRQEEAKELTQQWINLKKEHFKLNYHGKFLNLGVKTAIMGIINVTPDSFSNGNEDYKDINKILKKVEFMLENGADIIDVGGESTRPGATPISADEEMERVIPVIQAIRKNLGDRFLLSVDTYKSTVADAAVSEGADIINDISGMTFDDKMADVVAKHDCHIVINHIKGTPQTWQTQEIYYDDVVYEIIEFFKNQISFGISRGIKPDRFIIDPGIGFGKKVEHNVEIIKRLDEFKILGLPILIGISRKSFLNIILKNLLNRPDTLPKERLPATLGATAYAVLKGAHIVRVHDVKETAEFLTILDTIRGYRIE